GCAGGATAGGCAAGATGATTACGAAAAGTATAATGATGACACCAACAGCAATTGCATCAGGTTTAGGTTGCTGCATCAGTACTTCTCCAATCCCTAAAATACTTTTGCTTTGGAAAAACAACACCTGATTTTCGAATGCTACTTTATCGCCCATCATTAGAAATTCAAGGGAGCTCAATCTGGCATCTACTTCAATAATGGAAACTGTTACACCTGTGATCAATAATGCCAATGCAAAAAGTAAGGACATAACAAATAGAGTGCTGTGTAGATGGGTCTTTTTTCTCAAGATAATCCAAGCGATAAAGGCCGTTGCCATAAAGCCTAACATTGCATAAGCATAATTGTAAGTTACCTCTCGGATGTTGCTTAATCTAGTTTCTATCTGTTTATTAAAAGTACGTTGGCTATTCACATAGTACTTACTGTACAGCTGTTTGCTAACTTGATAAGTCGCTACTTTGGTACTGTCATAAGTTTCATCAACTAATTTTTCGAACTTATCAGTTGCAATATTCTTCAGTTTATTAGTCGCTCGTGGACTGGTAATTTTGTTGATAATGATATTAGCGAAAGAGGGAACCTGATCGTGAATTTCTTTAGGATCAACAAATTGTTTGAAGGCAAACTTCTTCAATTTATTACCAATGCCTTTTTGTGGTTTTGTAATTTCCTTCGTTACCTTGCTAATCATGGCGTGGAGTTGCGTTTCTACCTCAATACGCATCTCTTTTTTCTGTTCCTTGGTAATTTTAAAACCTTTGATCTCCTTGGTTACGATATGTGATATCTTATCTCGCCAAAGATCCACTGAAAATACCCCAAAGGTGATGCTGTTTACTGTAGCGTAATCCTCCGCAATTTGCTCTTGCTCATTAGATAAGGTGTAAAGTTTGTAACCGCAATAGCATTCTCCAACTAGAAAAATACCAAGACCTAAAATCAAAAGGATATTAGCGAGGATGCTTTTTTTAGTTTTCTGTGGTTGCTGATTATGTTTTTCTACAGTCAATTTAAGCGTTGATTTATAAAGGTTAAAATTCTAGTTTTTTGTGTTGATGATTTAAGAGGCATCGTTGGGTGTAATGAATTTGAGAATCGTTGATAATATTAAGCCAAACAATACAAATGCAATGAATATGATATAGCCAGGTTGTAAAGCTGTATTATGGGTAGATATTAAGGTGAGGGAATCAATAGGAACTTTAAGGCGTTGCAATTGACTTTCCAACAAACCGTTTAATCCAATGTAAGCCATTAGTATGCCTATAACAATCACGTCGGCCATGCTCCATTTGCCTGATTGGAATGCAAAATATTTGATGACTTTGTTTTCTGCCCAGCTTTTTCTCCCAAGCAGATGTATACCTGTCGAACTGAGCTTCATGATGGGAAATAGAATACTAAACACAAGAATTAGCACACCAACCAGAATAGAATCTATAGCTGTTCCATTCACAAGGATAATCACTACATCTAAAATGCTCTTGCTTTGGAAAAACAAAACTTGGTCTTGGAAGGTAACGTGCTGACCAAGCAATACAAAATCTAAAGCATTGATACGAGCATCTACTTCAATCATTGATGCGGTTAGGCCAACACCCAATAGAATAAACGCAAAAAGCAATGACATGATAAATAGGGTAGCATGTAATGCTTTTTGTTTTCTGAAGATCCACCATAAAGTGAGCGCCACTACTATACAAATCAGCATGGCTGAACAATAGGTATAAGTAGCTGTTTCGATGTGTTTGAGTTCTGCTTTGATTTTTTGGTTCAGCTGCTCATTAGAATCGACTTTGTATTTTTTGTAAACCTTGCTGATGGCTACGGCATTAGCAGTTAAAATACTGTCAATTACATCACTCTGTTCAAACTTGTCGAGCTCCTTGAGTGCCATTTTACTCAATTGTTTTTTGTTATTAGGATTGTCGATTTTCTTCATCATTGTTCTGGCCATGCCCGGAACCTGCTTCTTGATGGTATCGACATTTACAAAATTCTTAACCGCAAACTTGACTAATTTACCCCTAAGAGATTTTTTTTCTGGCTTGGTTACCAATGCTTCTGCCTTATTGATGAGTGCGATAATAACGCCTTCAATTTCCTTTTGAAGCGCCCTTTTCTCTTCAGCAGTGATGTTTAAGTCTCTAACTTGATGTTTGATGATATGCTCTACCTTATCGTGCCATTGGTCGACAGAAAAAAGACCTAGGTTGATGTTATTCATATCTGCAAAGTCCTTCTTTAAATGTTCTTGGCGTTCTGAAAGTTCATGTAGCTGAATACCAAAGTATCCTTCGCCAATCAGTAACAATGAAAGACCTATAATCAAAAAGATTTTGATTATGCTAGATTTTTTAACGGGGATTGATTGAGTGTTTTTAGACAAGTTTGTAGGTTATTGCCTAGTAACAAAAGATGGGAGAGATTGTTTTGGGAAGGGGCTTGGGGTTGGGATGAAAACTGTATTGTGGAGGTGATCTGGGTGGAACTATAAAACAAATGGTACTTAAAAGGGCAATTTATTTAGTTTTTAAAAGTAATAAATACTTAATTTAGGGAAAAATAGGGTATGTGTAAAGGTAAAATAAAAGAAATACTAAAAACTAAATGGGCAGACGTTGAATATTTTAATGAAGGTGGTAATAGTTATGTTTTAAAAGCAACAGACAACACAAAACCAATTGCGATTAAGGTTTTCCGAAGATTTAGTTCACCAGAACGCTATCCCAGGTTTATTGCTGAGATTAATACTATGGCTGCTTTGCGAGATATCGAAGGAATTGTTGAGGTTATTGATTTTAATCAACAACCCCCAAAGAAGATTAAACAATGTAATGAAATTAATGAATTAGCAGATCTAGCTTATTACGTGATGAATCTTTATCAGGCTAATCTATCTGAAAAAATCACATCATTTGCCGACGATGATGGAACTAATGCGGTGAAAGTTATGTTAGGCATATCAAAAGCAATTAAAAGACTACATGATAAGCATTATGCTCATCGTGATTTGAAACCAGAAAACATCCTTATTGATGACAATGAGAATATTTTCATTTCTGATTTTGGATTAAGTATTGATTTAAATGACATACCTGAAAAAGATCAACGACTAAGTGGTATGCTGGAACTGATTGGCTCTGTCAGTTATCGGGCACCCGAATTACTTCGTGGACGCCTTGATGATTCTGATCATCGCCCATCAGACATCTTTGCTCTTGGAAGGATTCTCTGGACTTTAATTTATGGTAAAGAGCCTCATTTATTAACAGATTTGGAATTTACAAAAATGACTATTGTAAATAGCGGTAGGAAGGTCAGAAATCCTTATTCGTTAGATTATGTGATTGCTGACGCAACTAAATTCGATCCTAATCTGCGATCCACAATTGATGCATTCATCACCGGTCTGGAATTTTGGCTTAAAACTAAACAAAAGCTAACACATGAAAATTTTATTGAAGTGATGTTAAACGACATCGATAATCAGTCAAAAGGTAATAAAATAAAAATGGAAAGGCTAATTAGAGAAGAGTATGACCAAATTTTAGCTGCATTTCATAGAGTATCGGAAGAATTAACTGAAGAATGGGGAACCATATCCACTAAACATTATGAAAGTTTTGGTTTTGGAAATGCCGTTGATAGAGCTCAAGCAGATCACTTCCTAGATTTTTGCACGCCTGAAATGCTTGGTATCTCTCACCCGTTAACAGTAAATTGTGATGGTTTTTTTATTAGATTAAATTTAGAGAATATAAATAAGTATCCGCAGTTAATTTTAGCCATTTATTTTGAATTAAACCTAAGCGGGTTTGACAAACAAAAATACTGTATTATACCTGCGTATATTCCAGTGGGTTCATTAACTCCCATTTTGCATGGGGATGTTGTGATTAAAGAGTTTAATTTTAATCAGCCTAATTTAAAGCAGGATGTACTAATGGATTTTGAGAAGGGATTTAAAGCTCTTGACGATATTCTAAAATCGGTTAAATAAGTTAAGTCTCACTATATTCATAAATTTTTAGTTCAGTTTAATTACAAGCATCTGAGGAAGTCCCTTGCTGTTCGAGATGTTCTGAAAGGCATCTCGTACTTCTTATCCCAGGGATTTTTAATCCAGTTTACTAACTATTAGGCAATTTGGTACAGGGCCTATAAATGTATTATACCACCGCATTGACCTTGTCCAAAGCCTCAATCATGGTATGCAGTATTGTCTCTTAATTATTTTTAGGTTGTTTAACTAATAGATTCCTCGGAACTCGGAATGACAAACCATGTTAAAACAAAAAAGTCTTTCAATCTGAAAGGCTTTCTTTGATCCCGCTGGGATTATAAGATATCCTGCTGTTCGAGATGTTCTGAAAGGCATCTCGTACTTCTTATCCCAGGGATTTGTAATCCCGTTTACTAACCATTTGGCAATTTGGCGCTGGGATTATAAAGGTATTATACCTCCGGATTGACCTTGTCAACTGAATTTAGCTTTAGGTAGTTTAACTAATAGATTCCTCCGAAGTCGGAATGACAAACTATGTTAAAACAAAAAAGCCTCACATTTCTGTAAGGCCTTCTGTGATCCCGCTGGGATTCGAACCCAGGACCACTACATTAAAAGTGTAATGCTCTACCAGCTGAGCTACGGAATCAATTTAAGGTATTCGTTTAACCGTTTCCTTTAAAGTGGTGCAAATATAGCTTTATGGAATTTTTAATGCAAGGTTTTTTTTTGGCAATGTCGTAGTCTACTGATTTATAAGGGGATTAATTGTAATTAGGGTTGAGTTGGTTAGGGGTTAGGGTGTATTGGGTTATTAGTTTAGTTGTTGAGACCTTGAGCAGCGTTAGAAAAATGCATCGTTTCAAGTAACAATAGGTGTTTAGACTTAAAAAATTTGTAAAATTGTTTACGACTAAAGCTAATTCACCATCCTATTATGTACTCCAAGTTCATCATTCCCTTTTTATTTTTTTGTACGGCCACCTGTTTTGCACAAGATGCACCTTATTTAAATGCAAAATTGCCTTTAGAAACTCGGGTCCAGGATTTGCTAAAAAGAATGACTTTAGAAGAGAAAGCTTTACAAATGGATAATCGTACACCAGCAATAGATCGCTTAAAAATACCCGCTTACGATTGGTGGAATGAAGCTTTGCATGGCGTAGCAAGAGCTGGCTTAGCTACTTCATTTCCTCAGCCTATTGGTCTTGCAGCTACTTTTAACACCAACGGGATGTTTACAATGGGGACAATGGTGAGCGATGAGGCACGAGCAAAACACCATCAATTTGTTAGGGAAGGAAATAGGAAAGAGTATACTGGATTAACATTCTATTCGCCCAATATTAATATTTTTAGAGATCCGCGTTGGGGCAGAGGTCATGAGACTTTTGGCGAAGACCCTTATCTAACCGGAAAACTAGGCGTAGCTTTTGTGAAAAGCATGCAGGGCGATGACCCAAGATATTTTAAAACCATTACTACTGCTAAACATTTTGCCGTGCACAGCGGACCAGAACCAAGTAGACACGAGTTTGATGCCAGACCGAGCAAAAGAGATTTATGGGAAACCTATTTGCCGGCTTTTAAAATGCTGACACAAGAAGGACACGTTTATTCGTTCATGTGTGCTTACAATCGCCTGTATGGCAAACCTTGCTGTAGCGATGCTTTTTTACTGAATGACATTTTACGTAATAAATGGAATTTCAAAGGTTTTGTGGCGACAGATTGCGGAGCAGTATATGATTTTTACATGTTCCATAAAACCGCAAAGGATAGCGTAGAAGCAGTAGCTCAGGCTATAAAGGCAGGTGCCGATAATCAATGTTATGGTTATACAAAAGCGGTTATTCCTGCCATAAAACAAGGTTTATTAAAAGTAAGCGAATTAGATACGGCAGTGGCCCGTTTATTAAGGGCAAAGTTTAAACTAGGGGTTTTTGATGCAGATGAAGCTAATCCTTATTCAAAAATCCCTTATAGCGTAGTTAATAATGAGACACATCAAGCACAAGCTTTGCAAATGGCAAGGGAGTCTATCGTGTTGCTAAAAAATGCTGGAAATGTGTTGCCCTTAAAACGTGACCTTAAAAGTATGGCTGTAATTGGTCCGAATGCGAATGATGCAGCCGTTTTATTAGGGAATTATAATGGAGAGCCCAAACATATTGTTACGCCCTTAGAAGGCATCCAAAAAGCTTTTTCATCCACCAATGTGTTATATGCCAAAGGTTGCAATGTGATAGACACTCCTAACTACAATCATCAGAAAGAATTTGAAGAAGCTTTGGCTGTGGCGGCAAAAGCAGAGGTGATTGTATTTGTAGGCGGAATTTCGCCGAGATTAGAAGGAGAGGATTTGAAAGTAAAAGTCCCTGGGTTTTTAGGTGGGGATAAAACAGATTTAAACTTACCGAATGTACAATTGTTGCTTTTAAAAGAATTGAAAAAACTGGGCAAGCCTATTGTACTGGTTTTGTTAAACGGAAGTGCCTTGTCCATTAACTGGGAGCAAGAAAACCTAAATGCTATTGTAGAAACTTGGTATGGGGGAGAAAAAGGCGGTGCAGCATTGGCTGATGTGCTGATTGGCAAATATAATCCAGCTGGGAGATTACCTGTCACTTTTTATAAATCGATTACTGATATTCCTGCTTTTGATAATTACAGTATGGAAGGAAAAACATATCGTTACGTAACCAAACCTGTGCTTTATCCTTTTGGTTATGGCTTGAGTTATACAAATTTCAATTATAGCGGATTGAAGTTGTCGTCTACCCAGCTCAAAAATAAAACACCTCTACTTATTAACTTAACTTTAAAAAATACAGGGCTTTATGATGGTGATGAAGTAGTACAACTTTATATTAAACAAGCAGGTGCTGATATGCCAATTAAAGAGTTGAAGGGTTTTAAACGCGTTCATTTAAAGAAAGGCACACAACAACAATTAACCTTCGAATTGAAGGCTTCCGACATTCAACATTATGATGCGAAGCTAGATGATTTGAAGACCAAGATAGGAAAGGTTCAAGTAATGATTGGTCCGTCATCTGCAGATGCCAAGTTGGTTGGGGTTTTTGAGATTAGGTAGCTTTTCGCCATCTCTAGTCATCTCAACGATAGGATAGACTTGTAAGGGTGTTAACTAATAGATCTCTCTTCCGCTATGCTCACTTGAGGTGAAGGGATTATTGCCTCCAATTGAAATGACTTCTTTTACTTACCCCTTCTAGCGAAAGAGCAAGGTCATTAAGTTAAGAAAGTTGCGTCATTGCGAGGAACGAAGCAATCTCATTCGATTAATTAACTATTAAATAACGCTTTAAGATTGCTTCGTTCCTCGCAGTGACGTATGATTAGTCAAATCATAAAGCTAACTTAATGACATTGGGCGCTAGCTGGAGCGGGCTCTCGCAATGACGAATCTTCTAGTCTATTCCTTAATAGGTTTGCAGTTTAAGCGATCACGTGTTTGTAACAGAACCGCTGTTCCCTAAACCCGACATTAGTGGAAATCCTTTTTTGTTCTTGTATTTCATTGCGAACAACAAAAAAGATTGCAACGTTGGCGGGACTGCATAAACCACTGGCACTGCCGCTCATTTTCTAACCAATTTCTTAAACCTAATTTTTTATTAATAAGTTAAAGGTTTCCTCACTCTCGAAGAAGTAGGGATGGATGCGCTGCGTCGAAATGACGAGTTTAATTTAGAAGTCACGTCATCTCGACGATATATCCTAATTTCTATGGAAGAAATACGATAAGGTGTAAACTAACAGATTTCTCCTCGCTCCCGAAGAAGTCGGGACA
The sequence above is drawn from the Pedobacter frigiditerrae genome and encodes:
- a CDS encoding paraquat-inducible protein A; translated protein: MIIGLSLLLIGEGYFGIQLHELSERQEHLKKDFADMNNINLGLFSVDQWHDKVEHIIKHQVRDLNITAEEKRALQKEIEGVIIALINKAEALVTKPEKKSLRGKLVKFAVKNFVNVDTIKKQVPGMARTMMKKIDNPNNKKQLSKMALKELDKFEQSDVIDSILTANAVAISKVYKKYKVDSNEQLNQKIKAELKHIETATYTYCSAMLICIVVALTLWWIFRKQKALHATLFIMSLLFAFILLGVGLTASMIEVDARINALDFVLLGQHVTFQDQVLFFQSKSILDVVIILVNGTAIDSILVGVLILVFSILFPIMKLSSTGIHLLGRKSWAENKVIKYFAFQSGKWSMADVIVIGILMAYIGLNGLLESQLQRLKVPIDSLTLISTHNTALQPGYIIFIAFVLFGLILSTILKFITPNDAS
- a CDS encoding glycoside hydrolase family 3 C-terminal domain-containing protein, giving the protein MTLEEKALQMDNRTPAIDRLKIPAYDWWNEALHGVARAGLATSFPQPIGLAATFNTNGMFTMGTMVSDEARAKHHQFVREGNRKEYTGLTFYSPNINIFRDPRWGRGHETFGEDPYLTGKLGVAFVKSMQGDDPRYFKTITTAKHFAVHSGPEPSRHEFDARPSKRDLWETYLPAFKMLTQEGHVYSFMCAYNRLYGKPCCSDAFLLNDILRNKWNFKGFVATDCGAVYDFYMFHKTAKDSVEAVAQAIKAGADNQCYGYTKAVIPAIKQGLLKVSELDTAVARLLRAKFKLGVFDADEANPYSKIPYSVVNNETHQAQALQMARESIVLLKNAGNVLPLKRDLKSMAVIGPNANDAAVLLGNYNGEPKHIVTPLEGIQKAFSSTNVLYAKGCNVIDTPNYNHQKEFEEALAVAAKAEVIVFVGGISPRLEGEDLKVKVPGFLGGDKTDLNLPNVQLLLLKELKKLGKPIVLVLLNGSALSINWEQENLNAIVETWYGGEKGGAALADVLIGKYNPAGRLPVTFYKSITDIPAFDNYSMEGKTYRYVTKPVLYPFGYGLSYTNFNYSGLKLSSTQLKNKTPLLINLTLKNTGLYDGDEVVQLYIKQAGADMPIKELKGFKRVHLKKGTQQQLTFELKASDIQHYDAKLDDLKTKIGKVQVMIGPSSADAKLVGVFEIR
- a CDS encoding protein kinase domain-containing protein, with protein sequence MCKGKIKEILKTKWADVEYFNEGGNSYVLKATDNTKPIAIKVFRRFSSPERYPRFIAEINTMAALRDIEGIVEVIDFNQQPPKKIKQCNEINELADLAYYVMNLYQANLSEKITSFADDDGTNAVKVMLGISKAIKRLHDKHYAHRDLKPENILIDDNENIFISDFGLSIDLNDIPEKDQRLSGMLELIGSVSYRAPELLRGRLDDSDHRPSDIFALGRILWTLIYGKEPHLLTDLEFTKMTIVNSGRKVRNPYSLDYVIADATKFDPNLRSTIDAFITGLEFWLKTKQKLTHENFIEVMLNDIDNQSKGNKIKMERLIREEYDQILAAFHRVSEELTEEWGTISTKHYESFGFGNAVDRAQADHFLDFCTPEMLGISHPLTVNCDGFFIRLNLENINKYPQLILAIYFELNLSGFDKQKYCIIPAYIPVGSLTPILHGDVVIKEFNFNQPNLKQDVLMDFEKGFKALDDILKSVK
- a CDS encoding paraquat-inducible protein A, which translates into the protein MTVEKHNQQPQKTKKSILANILLILGLGIFLVGECYCGYKLYTLSNEQEQIAEDYATVNSITFGVFSVDLWRDKISHIVTKEIKGFKITKEQKKEMRIEVETQLHAMISKVTKEITKPQKGIGNKLKKFAFKQFVDPKEIHDQVPSFANIIINKITSPRATNKLKNIATDKFEKLVDETYDSTKVATYQVSKQLYSKYYVNSQRTFNKQIETRLSNIREVTYNYAYAMLGFMATAFIAWIILRKKTHLHSTLFVMSLLFALALLITGVTVSIIEVDARLSSLEFLMMGDKVAFENQVLFFQSKSILGIGEVLMQQPKPDAIAVGVIIILFVIILPILRITARGIHMLCKPIIAENGITRYLAFESGKWDMADVMVVGILMTYIGLNGILKSQLSGLNMNDEFLKTATVNYTSLQPGFIIFVGYVSFAFFLSYMLKKITCSINKDL